In Blastopirellula sp. J2-11, a single genomic region encodes these proteins:
- the leuS gene encoding leucine--tRNA ligase, with protein MPRYNPAEIEPKWQQFWEEKRTFATPEMPTGEKMYVLDMFPYPSGEGLHVGHPEGYTATDIVCRYSRMQGKCVLHPMGFDAFGLPAEEHAIKTGTPPRVQTEKNIANFTRQLKMLGFSYDWDRQLATTDVAYIRWTQWIFLQVYDTWYDREQLKGRPIAELPIPADIAAEGAEAVRQYQDEHRLAYLNEAPVNWCPALGTVLANEEVIDGKSERGGHPVQRIPLKQWMMRITDYADRLESDLEGLDWSEGIKARQRNWIGRSTGAEVDFYIGAADKLTDWKKSRAAGGFPRKPGDNVLRVYTTRPDTLFGATYMVIAPEHPLVNALTTSEQSAAVKAYCDKAASKSDLERTELAKEKTGVFSGSYAINPVNDEKTPIWIADYVLISYGTGAIMAVPAHDERDFEFAQTFDIPVIAVVDPGESKEVDRAEVLAGKVCSTAEGVAINSGQYDGTPTSEFKGKIAADLTAAGLGRAAVNYKLRDWLFSRQRFWGEPFPILKELDADGEPNGKILPVPVDQLPVNLPPLEDFKPIGRPEPPLEKAPHDWLYPVIDGVKYKRETNTMPQWAGSCWYYLRFIDPANDQVLIDREKEKAWMPVDLYIGGAEHAVLHLLYARFWHKVLFDRGVVSTAEPFQKLVNQGMILGELEYTGFQTADGRWVSHNKTKTDAAGERIDAKTSEPVAAVKLEAEAVEKQGDSFVLKTDVKVKIDARAMKMSKSRGNVVNPDVVVKEYGADSLRLYEMFMGPLEATKPWSMAGVSGVRNFLDRVWRLIVDDFAETTTLLAAVQDIEPTAEQNKVIHRTIEAVTRDLSRLEFNTPIARMMEFTNFFTKETVRPKSAMKSLVLMLSAYAPHIAEELWAVLGEPETLAYHPWPQFDEKFTKDDEIEIPVQILGKIRSKIVVAADISKTDLEQAALADERIQALIVGKQVVKAIVVPGRLVNFVVK; from the coding sequence ATGCCTCGCTACAATCCCGCCGAAATCGAACCTAAATGGCAGCAATTCTGGGAAGAAAAGCGAACGTTCGCGACGCCAGAAATGCCGACCGGCGAAAAGATGTACGTGCTGGACATGTTCCCCTATCCCAGCGGGGAAGGTTTGCATGTCGGTCATCCCGAAGGATATACGGCGACTGATATCGTCTGCCGATATTCGCGCATGCAGGGCAAATGCGTTCTGCACCCGATGGGGTTTGATGCGTTTGGATTGCCGGCCGAAGAGCACGCCATCAAGACGGGGACCCCCCCGCGAGTGCAGACCGAAAAAAATATCGCTAATTTTACCCGTCAGCTGAAGATGCTCGGCTTTAGCTACGACTGGGATCGCCAGTTGGCGACGACCGATGTTGCCTATATTCGCTGGACACAGTGGATCTTTTTGCAGGTCTACGATACCTGGTACGACCGTGAGCAACTGAAAGGGCGCCCGATCGCCGAGTTGCCGATTCCGGCCGATATCGCGGCCGAAGGCGCCGAGGCGGTTCGCCAGTATCAAGACGAGCATCGTCTGGCTTATCTGAACGAGGCCCCGGTCAATTGGTGCCCGGCGCTGGGGACCGTGTTGGCCAACGAAGAAGTGATCGACGGCAAAAGCGAACGCGGCGGTCACCCGGTGCAGCGAATTCCGCTGAAGCAGTGGATGATGCGGATCACCGACTACGCCGATCGATTAGAGAGCGATCTGGAGGGGCTCGATTGGTCCGAAGGGATCAAAGCTCGCCAACGCAATTGGATTGGCCGCAGCACCGGCGCCGAAGTCGATTTTTACATCGGCGCGGCCGACAAGTTGACTGACTGGAAAAAGTCACGAGCCGCCGGCGGATTCCCGCGTAAGCCAGGTGACAATGTCTTGCGCGTCTACACGACGCGCCCCGATACGCTGTTTGGCGCTACCTATATGGTGATCGCGCCGGAACATCCGCTGGTCAACGCGCTGACGACCAGTGAGCAATCTGCCGCCGTCAAAGCTTATTGCGACAAAGCGGCCAGCAAGAGCGATCTGGAGCGAACGGAACTGGCGAAAGAAAAGACCGGCGTCTTCAGCGGCTCGTACGCGATCAATCCGGTGAATGACGAAAAAACGCCGATCTGGATCGCCGACTACGTATTGATCAGCTATGGCACCGGCGCGATCATGGCCGTGCCGGCGCATGATGAGCGCGACTTTGAATTTGCTCAAACGTTCGATATTCCGGTGATCGCCGTGGTCGATCCGGGTGAGTCCAAAGAGGTCGATCGCGCTGAAGTATTAGCAGGCAAAGTCTGCTCGACCGCCGAAGGCGTCGCGATCAACTCAGGGCAGTACGACGGCACGCCGACTTCCGAATTCAAAGGAAAGATCGCCGCCGATTTGACGGCCGCCGGGCTCGGGAGAGCAGCGGTGAATTACAAGCTGCGCGATTGGCTCTTCAGCCGACAGCGTTTTTGGGGCGAGCCGTTCCCGATTCTCAAAGAGTTGGACGCCGACGGTGAGCCGAACGGCAAGATCTTGCCGGTTCCGGTCGATCAATTGCCGGTCAACTTGCCCCCTCTAGAAGACTTCAAGCCGATTGGTCGACCCGAGCCGCCGTTAGAAAAGGCGCCGCATGATTGGCTGTATCCCGTCATCGACGGAGTGAAGTACAAGCGCGAAACGAACACGATGCCGCAATGGGCAGGTTCGTGCTGGTATTACCTGCGCTTTATTGATCCAGCCAATGATCAAGTTTTGATCGATCGCGAAAAAGAAAAAGCCTGGATGCCGGTCGACTTGTACATCGGCGGCGCCGAACATGCCGTGCTCCATCTGCTGTACGCGCGGTTTTGGCACAAAGTGCTGTTTGATCGCGGCGTGGTCAGCACGGCCGAGCCGTTCCAGAAGCTGGTCAATCAGGGGATGATTCTGGGCGAGCTGGAATATACCGGTTTTCAAACCGCCGATGGTCGCTGGGTTTCGCACAATAAGACGAAAACCGACGCTGCTGGAGAGCGGATCGACGCCAAGACGAGCGAGCCGGTTGCGGCCGTCAAGTTGGAAGCGGAAGCTGTCGAGAAGCAGGGAGATTCCTTCGTCCTGAAGACCGACGTCAAGGTGAAGATCGACGCCCGCGCGATGAAGATGTCGAAGAGTCGCGGCAACGTGGTGAATCCCGATGTCGTGGTGAAAGAATATGGCGCCGACAGTCTGCGTCTTTACGAGATGTTCATGGGGCCGCTCGAAGCGACCAAGCCGTGGAGCATGGCCGGGGTGAGCGGCGTGCGGAACTTTTTGGATCGCGTCTGGCGCTTGATCGTGGACGACTTCGCCGAGACGACGACGTTGCTTGCTGCGGTTCAGGATATCGAACCGACGGCCGAGCAAAACAAAGTGATCCACCGGACGATCGAAGCGGTGACGCGAGATCTGTCGAGGTTGGAGTTCAACACGCCGATCGCGCGGATGATGGAATTCACCAACTTCTTCACCAAAGAAACGGTGCGTCCCAAGTCTGCAATGAAATCATTGGTGCTGATGCTTTCGGCTTATGCGCCGCATATCGCCGAAGAGTTGTGGGCCGTATTGGGCGAGCCGGAGACGCTCGCTTATCATCCTTGGCCCCAATTTGATGAAAAGTTTACGAAGGATGACGAAATTGAAATCCCGGTGCAGATTTTGGGCAAAATTCGTAGCAAAATCGTCGTAGCAGCCGATATTTCTAAGACCGACTTAGAGCAAGCCGCTTTGGCCGACGAACGAATCCAAGCGCTGATCGTAGGAAAACAGGTTGTAAAAGCAATTGTGGTCCCTGGCCGCTTGGTCAATTTTGTCGTCAAATAA
- the map gene encoding type I methionyl aminopeptidase, translating to MLDGRRNLRLVDTDRDAMRIAGKFNAQLMDFIRPHVQAGITTGEIDRLIHEYTLDHGHVPACLGYHGFPKSSCTSVNEVICHGIPGSYELKDGDIVNVDITSIVDGWHGDQSETVLIGEVSDEARSVTQCAFDAMHAAIAAITPECCVAIIGRAVVAEAKKHGYGVVEEYVGHALGRRFHQEPSIPHVPTRATHNVFLMPGVCFTIEPMINLGTHETVLDRRDGWTVRTKDNKLSAQFEHTILMTETGPEILTLTKNGPQIGHQF from the coding sequence ATGCTCGATGGTCGTAGGAACTTAAGGCTGGTCGACACCGATCGCGACGCCATGCGCATAGCGGGCAAATTTAACGCCCAACTGATGGATTTCATCCGTCCCCACGTTCAAGCCGGAATCACAACCGGGGAAATCGATCGCCTGATCCACGAATACACGCTGGATCATGGACACGTCCCTGCTTGTTTGGGTTATCACGGATTTCCCAAAAGCTCGTGCACCAGCGTCAACGAAGTAATCTGCCACGGCATCCCTGGCAGTTATGAACTGAAGGATGGCGATATCGTCAACGTCGATATCACGTCGATCGTCGACGGCTGGCACGGCGATCAGTCAGAAACGGTCTTGATCGGCGAAGTTTCGGACGAAGCCCGTAGCGTGACGCAATGCGCCTTCGATGCGATGCACGCCGCGATCGCCGCGATCACGCCGGAGTGCTGCGTCGCGATCATCGGCCGCGCCGTCGTCGCCGAAGCGAAAAAACATGGCTACGGCGTCGTCGAAGAATACGTCGGCCACGCGTTGGGACGTCGGTTCCATCAAGAACCGTCGATTCCGCACGTCCCGACCCGCGCCACGCACAATGTCTTCCTGATGCCGGGCGTCTGCTTCACGATCGAACCGATGATCAACCTCGGCACGCACGAGACGGTCCTCGATCGTCGCGATGGTTGGACGGTTCGCACCAAAGACAACAAGCTGAGCGCCCAGTTCGAGCACACGATCCTGATGACCGAAACCGGGCCCGAGATCCTGACGCTGACAAAGAACGGCCCGCAAATTGGGCATCAGTTTTAA
- a CDS encoding transposase, with protein sequence MTLFNKPIDYEAFLHVVDDTWEIVPLPIFAMAIMPNHWHFVVRPEDDSQVSEFFKRLSSTHSMRWHAHYETTGSGHLYQIVSRFDG encoded by the coding sequence ATGACGTTGTTTAACAAACCGATCGACTACGAAGCATTTTTGCATGTGGTGGACGATACCTGGGAGATCGTGCCGCTCCCGATCTTCGCGATGGCGATCATGCCCAATCATTGGCATTTCGTCGTACGGCCCGAGGATGATTCGCAAGTCAGTGAATTCTTTAAACGCCTCTCCAGTACGCACAGTATGCGTTGGCATGCTCACTACGAAACAACCGGGTCCGGCCACTTGTATCAAATCGTTTCCCGTTTCGACGGATGA
- a CDS encoding sulfatase, with protein MSRFCTLALSMLAAVCFLSAATAEDRQPNILFIAVDDLRTELGCYGDSQIHSPNIDRLAAAGTVFTRAYCQQAVCSPSRTSLMTGLRPDSTKVYDLKTHFRKNVPDVVTLGQHFQQNGYYSVSMGKIYHGGYDDLPTWSEPARKPKGGSGYVLAENLQTITNKRNAAKAKGMRGTKLSRASRGPATEMADVVDNAYTDGAVADLAVESLRELSQRDEPFFLAVGFVKPHLPFNAPKKYWDMYDPAKIELAANPYPPKNVPSYALTSWGEMRVYDGIPTKGDLSPEKARELKHGYYACISYTDANVGKLLNELDKLKLTDDTVVVLWGDHGWKLGEHNGWCKHTNFEEDANAPLIIRAPGQKSPGAKSTALVEFVDIYPTLCELADLPTPQHLEGTSAAPLLDQPDTDWKMAAFSQYPRGPIMGYTMKTDRYRFTAWKNKKNGKVVATELYDHQVDPAENDNVAGRTENAELVVQLQQQLDAGWQAAKPK; from the coding sequence ATGTCTCGCTTTTGTACGTTGGCCCTGTCGATGCTCGCCGCGGTCTGTTTCCTCTCTGCAGCGACCGCCGAAGATCGCCAGCCGAATATCTTGTTCATCGCGGTTGACGACTTGCGAACTGAACTCGGCTGCTATGGCGATTCTCAAATCCACAGTCCGAACATCGATCGGCTAGCCGCCGCCGGAACTGTATTTACTCGCGCCTATTGTCAGCAGGCGGTTTGCTCGCCGTCACGCACCAGTTTGATGACCGGACTTCGGCCAGACTCTACCAAGGTCTACGACCTGAAGACCCATTTCCGGAAGAATGTGCCGGACGTCGTGACTTTGGGGCAGCACTTCCAACAGAATGGTTATTACAGCGTCAGCATGGGGAAGATTTATCACGGCGGTTACGACGACCTGCCGACCTGGAGCGAACCGGCGCGCAAGCCGAAAGGGGGCTCTGGTTATGTGCTGGCCGAGAACCTGCAAACGATCACAAACAAGCGAAACGCCGCGAAAGCGAAGGGGATGAGGGGGACAAAGTTAAGTCGCGCCTCTCGCGGACCCGCGACCGAAATGGCCGACGTCGTTGATAACGCCTATACTGACGGCGCCGTCGCCGACCTGGCGGTCGAATCGCTCCGAGAATTAAGCCAACGAGACGAGCCCTTCTTTTTGGCGGTCGGTTTTGTGAAACCGCATCTGCCGTTCAACGCTCCCAAAAAATATTGGGATATGTACGACCCGGCGAAGATTGAGCTGGCGGCTAATCCGTATCCGCCCAAGAACGTGCCTTCGTACGCGCTGACCAGTTGGGGCGAGATGCGCGTCTATGATGGGATTCCGACCAAGGGGGATCTGTCGCCAGAAAAGGCCCGCGAGTTGAAGCATGGATACTATGCCTGCATCAGCTACACCGACGCCAACGTTGGCAAGCTGCTGAACGAACTTGATAAGTTGAAGCTGACCGACGACACGGTCGTCGTGCTGTGGGGAGATCATGGCTGGAAGTTGGGCGAGCACAATGGTTGGTGCAAACATACGAATTTTGAAGAGGACGCGAACGCGCCGTTGATCATTCGCGCGCCGGGGCAAAAGTCGCCAGGCGCCAAGTCGACGGCGTTGGTCGAGTTTGTCGACATCTATCCAACCCTTTGCGAATTGGCCGATCTGCCGACGCCGCAGCATCTAGAAGGAACGAGCGCCGCGCCGCTGTTAGATCAGCCGGATACCGATTGGAAAATGGCCGCGTTCAGCCAATACCCGCGTGGTCCGATCATGGGCTACACGATGAAGACCGATCGCTATCGCTTCACTGCGTGGAAGAACAAAAAGAATGGCAAAGTGGTTGCGACCGAACTGTACGACCACCAGGTCGATCCGGCCGAGAATGATAATGTCGCTGGGCGGACGGAGAACGCGGAGTTGGTCGTCCAGTTGCAACAACAGTTGGATGCCGGCTGGCAAGCGGCCAAGCCGAAATAG
- a CDS encoding serine hydrolase domain-containing protein — protein sequence MDIFRNCSLGIASLFVCFFSANVHAQWPADQAKLAGAVEQLLKDNAIPGAIVLLRQGDQQWLQAFGVADLKTGQSMQTDMSFRIGSNTKTMTGVVILQLVQDGKLKLDDKVSQFFPDVPQGDKITIADLLSMRSGIPTYSELKSFNRILDEHPEQSFTPEALIQMGIEQKPMFPPGTEYFYSNTNFVMLGVLAERLTGMKLEKAYQQRIFAPLKMTHTLLPAREDNKLPPPFAHGYLFGTNVNPDLTEAQQKQALAGKLLPSDVTNANPSWTWAAGGAISTAEDLATYVEALVGGKLLSPAIHKQQIDSIRTINPDDPMSASYGLSIAKMGPMLGHDGSLPGYQSFMGHDPNTGHTLIIMTNLQATPSGQQAANIIAQALLKEMAPAK from the coding sequence ATGGACATTTTCCGAAATTGCTCACTCGGGATCGCTTCGCTTTTCGTCTGCTTTTTTAGCGCAAACGTGCATGCCCAATGGCCTGCCGACCAAGCGAAACTCGCTGGCGCCGTGGAGCAACTTTTAAAAGACAATGCGATTCCCGGGGCCATCGTGCTCTTGCGGCAAGGGGACCAGCAATGGTTGCAAGCGTTTGGGGTCGCCGACCTAAAAACCGGACAATCGATGCAAACCGATATGTCGTTTCGGATCGGTTCCAATACCAAGACGATGACCGGCGTCGTGATTTTGCAGTTGGTTCAGGACGGTAAGCTGAAGCTGGACGACAAAGTCTCGCAATTCTTCCCGGATGTTCCTCAAGGGGACAAAATCACGATCGCCGATTTGCTCTCGATGCGAAGCGGGATTCCCACCTACAGCGAACTGAAATCGTTCAATCGAATCCTCGACGAACATCCGGAGCAGTCCTTCACGCCGGAAGCTTTGATTCAAATGGGAATCGAGCAGAAACCGATGTTCCCTCCAGGAACCGAATACTTCTATTCCAACACTAACTTCGTGATGCTGGGCGTGTTGGCCGAGCGTTTGACCGGAATGAAGTTGGAGAAAGCGTATCAGCAGCGAATCTTTGCACCGCTGAAGATGACGCACACGCTACTTCCAGCCCGGGAAGATAATAAACTGCCCCCTCCGTTCGCGCATGGCTACTTGTTTGGCACGAACGTTAATCCGGATTTGACAGAAGCGCAACAGAAGCAAGCTCTCGCAGGGAAGCTGCTTCCCAGCGATGTGACCAACGCGAATCCGTCGTGGACCTGGGCGGCTGGCGGAGCGATTTCGACGGCGGAAGACTTGGCGACGTATGTCGAAGCTTTGGTTGGCGGAAAACTGCTGTCGCCTGCGATACATAAGCAACAGATCGACAGCATTCGGACCATCAATCCTGATGATCCAATGAGCGCCAGCTATGGTCTCAGCATTGCGAAAATGGGCCCGATGCTTGGACACGACGGCTCCTTGCCGGGCTATCAATCATTTATGGGACATGATCCGAACACCGGACACACGCTGATTATTATGACCAACCTGCAAGCGACACCGTCCGGTCAACAAGCGGCCAATATCATCGCCCAAGCTTTGCTGAAAGAGATGGCGCCTGCAAAGTAA